The following DNA comes from Astatotilapia calliptera chromosome 6, fAstCal1.2, whole genome shotgun sequence.
AAGCGCGCAGCACCGTCTGCATCTGTCGGCTGCGCTCCAAGCGTTTGTAAAGAGATTCCATGGATTCCTGAGGGGAATGAAGCCCGGCATGAAAACATGGATAGCAACAGGGAGCAAAGATTTAAGGGATTTGAAAAAGAAacgagaggggaaaaaatgacagGCTATGCTTGGTCTCAAAAGTACCGAGCTTTCAATTGTGTAGTTGGTAAAGTGGAAGAAATAGAAGTTGCAAATGGCTTAATGACTTTTCTAAACTTCCATTTTGGTGTCAAAACAGAACTTAGAGATGCGTTTTCTGTGCCGTTTCAGTTCATGTCAAATGTAAGTTTGTCAGCTAGAAAACCCATAATACGTCATGCAGCAATCGTGTGGTTTAGTTTAACTAGTTTGACTTGCCAAGTAGGCAATGATTTTCCAGCAGGTGCATCAGTATTTAAGTCTTCAAAACTGGCAAACACTGTGTAAAGATTGAAGCAGATGTTATTTGACATTTTCTATATCGTCGGCAAAatcccacaaaaacaaaacaaaaccaagagTGTATTAGTTTGTCTTTTAAAACTTTCCCACTTCCCCTGCCTGTCTGTGTCTCACAGCTCAAGCATAATTTGTTCGAACTGAATATCAAAGAATGACAGGTAAAAGACATATGATTTCCTTTTCTAAAAACACTATCCAAGTAGAGGCTAGTAGCAGAAGCATACTAGTATGTGTAGTAAGTGTTGGTCGAAAGCAGCTGGACATCTTTCAGGTTTTTGAAAAATCACCTTTCAACTAAAAGGCCTTTTCAGTTTCATAAGCTGTACTTGCATATATGGGACTCTCCATCATCTCTAGTGGggttaaataaaatagtttgaaatgtgttcAAAACCCAAACGAAATTCAGTTCCCTTTTACTCAAATACTTTAATGATCTGATCACTTCACAGATGAGTGTCAGAGTATACGCTGCTTCAGACACATGGTTAAGTTGTGGCTAATTTCTAAGTCTGTATAACCACCATGGAAAGTTGCGTCGTAAGTCAACTGTAAATCAACTGTAAATGACCACATGATCACATGTTAGAAAGGCTTTATTAAGATGTGATCAAGTCATTCATCTCTCAGTGTCGCATCTTCCCGTCCTCTTCTCACCCACTGTTTCTCTGTATGATggttgctttttattttctcctccCTTAATATCCGGTGAGGTAAAATAACGTAAATAAATAACCATTTGTCATAGTGTGCATTTCCCTTGCATATATAATTTTGGAGCCTGTGaaatatttatgtaatttatACCATTTTGAGTTTCTTACAACATGCTTAGTGTGAAGCAGATGTTACACACTAAAAGCAAAGTGTAGTATTTCtaatgaaatgatttttttcctaaacagtgtaatgtaattttaaaagagGACGGCAGTCAAAGAACACTAACACCAAGTGGCAAACACCAGGGCTAAGTAACGAAGCCAAGGCAAAATAGTGCCAAAAATAGTCAAATTCCTTTTTAAGCCACTTGAAGCTCCAAAAGAGAGTCAACACAAAAACTcgcatgttaaaatgtccaagtTTACACcattaaaaagcatgtttacagtGACTTTGGTCTCTATGAACAGTTTGCCCCATTTGTCACAACTAAACtaacatggatttttttttttttttaatattctttcatgATTGTGTCCATGTGAACTAAGAGGCACGCCGACACAGGCTAATCTGTAGCTCCAGTGCTTCACTTGGTCCGCTAcgctgtgtttgtgcttttttcgCCATTTTTGGCAAATTTTTAATAGACTGTATGGCAAATACTATGTCTGCCTGTGAGACCATCCAAGAAGTTGGTTCTCCAGTTTTTATGAGTGAATTTCAAGTATTTCACTTGGCTTGTAATTAGCTATAATTGGTAGGCATATGTGTGTTGGTGTGCCACACACGTACTCCGTATTAACACAGttgctaaccaagcttgctGGTGGTAGCCTATAACAGAGCACTAACAATCTCCTGCCCCAATATGGTGAATTTAAgcctcaaaaacaaacagacaacatTTGCAGGTGTCCAAAATGCTTTGAAGCTTTAAACCCAGACACTGCGATGGATGACATCACAGTGTCTACATTACCCACAAACTGGGACTAAATTACTAATTTTACTAATAACTTATTAAAGTAAAGGGAAGAGGATACAAACAGTtaaggtaaaaaagaaattaaataacagtaaattactataaaaattacagtatttATGTGAACGAATCAAAAACCGTATCCTTTTGAGTCAATGAAAAGCAGCTTTCCAGCATGCATGAGTTTACGCCGTGAATCAGTAAACACACTGTAAATATCATGATGACAGTTTTGAGTAttcactgtgtgttttatgattcacttgaatttatttttttaatgatgactCATTTTCAAGTGGACTGAGTGAGGATGTCCAAACTTCCTCGCTTGGGAACTATTTTTATAACAACAAACGACACACTCTGAAGAAAGTTTCTGTAAAACCAGACGAGGTGTGTGGAACTGATGACAAAAAAAGCTGCGGCGTTTTTAAATTCCTAGTGGTGACGTTAATTACGCAATAAGGTATCAATGACAGTAAAAGGATTTTTATCAGTGGAACAAATGATGCAACTTGCCCTTTTTCTGCTTGAATTCAAAAAGCTAAAACTCACCCTGATGTCTTCCAGTTTGTATTCAAGAAGGCTTCCCTCAGGCTCCTCTAAGCCCGCCCACTCATCATCTCCTCCCACATCTCCTCCTTGGCCCTCAATAATGATCTCAAAGAACACCATCTTTTCTGAGAAGCGACTGAAGCTGTTGTCAAAACAGATTTCATAGTCTCCCTCCTCTGTGGGCTCCACCCTGAAAGAACAGAGAGTgcaaatatcaaatataaacTAAGTTGTAATAACCCACAGGGTATATATGAAGAATGATCACAGATTCAGGCCACTTACACGTGGACTCCATCAGAGCGTCGTGACTCATATATGAGCCGGATGCCCTGAGGGGAGACTACTGTGAAGTCTACATCCATACCAGCACCTGCTATTACCTGGAAAAATAGACATTCACATAAGCACATTGTGCACCTTCAAATTCAAATGTCAAACATTTTGCAGTAAAAGAAAAGTCTCTAGCCAAACTAATACTAACACTTTCAAGAGGGACTCTCCCACTAAACAAACAACAGGTTGACTTGTATTACTTCCTGTCTTAAAGCCTGTTTAAACTGATACTTACAAGGTGCTGCCTTGTTTGGACAGTCATAAAGGTAATATAATGCCTTCCTCCATGAATCAGCAACAAGTTAGATCAGTGACTAAATCATCTAATTAGAACAATATAATTTCACAACATTGGGTCCCACATTGTTTTTTGTATATTGCGCAATTTGTAATTTTTCTGCAGCATACAACTTTTAATACCATGCCCAACAGTTACTTTTCTACTTCTGTGTTCAGCTGATTTTCCAACTGGTCTCTGTTGTTATATTtacataatcttttttttacattattgtttGCATTATTGTTGAGATactgtttaatatttctgccgTTTAATGAGATTGGTGATGTTGCTGATTCTTTGCAGTCTGATTTTACACAGCAAACAATGAATCCTAAGAAAATAGAGCTGCTCATTTAGAGCAAAGACTACTGCATATTCATAATTATTTTGGTCATGATTCTTAAACACTTTAACTcacaaacgttttttttttaaaaaaaaggaaaacttcactgtttcttctttctttctttttgcatcaCACAGAATCACAATGAATCAGTATGAAGAGACTGTCTGAACTGAGATCTGAGTCACTGTCAGTTTTACACACTTCTTACTGGCATAGACATTTCCCATGGGGGTTGTTAGACCATGGTTTTACTAGTTCTAGTATTAGTCCTAGTACCAGCTGGGTCAAGAACTACAGCGAGTTGGCATCACGGGTTTACCTCGAACAGCAGGATCTGAAACCATCAGACACGTGACTGATTAAAATCTTTTATGTTATTTCCGGTAcgctattttttttatcattgatCTGTACAGGGAAAGCATCTGACTTTCGGGAAGCACCTTATTTATAAAACGGTGGCAGATAAATTAGATTTGATTTGACGTGTTGGTTTGGTTTGACTTGCTTACCGTTTCAGGAAAATGTGGAACAAAAGATGCATTGGTAATAACTTATTATTCTTCAAAGTGACGTTAATGGTGGCTTATTAAAATACCTGCacaatgcatgcatgcatgccaGCTAACGTTAGCTGAAAGGAGTGACGCAAGGCATCTACAACATGTTCCGCTATCGCTGCTATTATGAAATAAACTGTGTAGACATTGAGTGGTTATTTCTTCGGACCCCCCATACACAGTTACCTGATATTCGACCTCCATCGTACCGTTCTTTACTGCGTTTTGAAAGAAACACTCGGATCTTCCTGCTGGCAACAGAAACGTAAACTCGCTGTCTTGGCTCTGACCGAAACAGCTCACAGACCCTGCATACCACACAAAGACTGCTGCAAACACAAGCAGCCGTCCTCTGTTTCTAGATTTCCTCCAAAGTGCATCCATGGCGAAAATATTATTGGAAAAACACAGGGCTATCTAAGTTGAGCCATCTCCTTAGCATCCCCTCTTCCGCAGCAGAACTTTACGATGCCGGGATTGGGTGGAGGCCCGCAATAGATGGTACTGCTACGGGCCAATCAGAGAAAGAAGAGTAGCAGTCTTCCTCCAATCAGTGAGGGCTGAGGTCTTCGCTGAGTCAGCTTGTACATGCTCTACTCACAGGACTCCGGATGCAGTGACAAATGCGACCTAGTCAGTAGGCGCGCTCCCGGAGATGGGGGAGAACAACGCAGTATGGGAGTCTATGTTAAATCCAGATAAATGAACTCTAAACATTGCCATAAAAAACACTGTGTATGATTTTAGGGCTCATGCAGTCGGCACCAGAGCATGTGAAGTGGgacaaccaaccaaccaacttTGACAAGGAGACATTTAGCTCAGCTCAGTTGAGTAGACATTTGTACTGACACATGCTACCatacaaaacaaaagttataAGCCTATatctacagtaaaataaatatataaataaagtgctGCAAGGGACAACCTTTAATCCTCATGATAGCCCATATACTGACCCACTTTTACAGGCTGTACAACCAATGTATGAAATAAACCGAATATACATCCTGTATGGGTAATCACAACCATACTGTGCTTATGGAGAAATATTATTTAAGGTACAAAAATATCCCTCATATAGTATACTGtgcaaaagaagagaaatattTTCTCAAGGTGCCGACATGGATTAATGAAGTTGGAGTCGCCGACTGTGAGTGTAGAACATCCTCAACACATTTTcgtttgttttgtaatttctgAGTGAGATCATGTTTCATAGCTGGACTCAGAAGCTGGTGAATGTATCCAAAGAGACAACTGAAAGATACTTTTCAAAGTCTGTCTTGCAAAGGTCAATGCAGTCCAGAGTTAATGTCCTCTTCATCATGCTAGTTTCCACGGTTGTTGTGAATGCACTAAGCTATTATTAATCGAATAATAAAGATGATCTTGGGTATTCCCACAATGAGGTGTCAGTGATGAAGTTTTCACTACCAAACTGTGTGACTTAGTTTTACTCATAGATGTAAAAGTGTTCTCAGTAGAATTCAGCCGAGCGGGCACaatggtgtttgtttttgacagGCCTAGACTCCACGGGCCTGTACATAACATCAACACTGTACACACACCCAGGGAGCTAAATCAGGATCAGTGTAACTTCCTTCTTACTGGAAAGACATCATCCCCGGTTTTCCAAACCACACTGAGCTAAGATGGTAAAGCGCCTGATCTTTGCTGACGTAATTCCCAGTGTTTCTCATAAAAAGTGAGATATCAACACTGAGAAATATTGCTgaaattgcatttatttttcttaagaaCTCTCAAGCTGTTCACCGCCTGTTTTGGATGGTTTATTAAATGCAAACACTTTCACATGTACTTTTACGATCACACAAAAAAGGAGGGATTTTtgcttttgtgggtttttttttaaataggttATTATGCTATTGGTTTACTTATTTGGGCCACTGAACATTTATTTGGGCTATGTGTGGTCCCTAAATTAATAAGACTTTGACAGTAGTAGTTCTAATGCCTAAATAAGATGACAAATGTTTTATCAAAATATACTTACGATGGATAAAGTAAAAGTACTCATTATACAGAATGGTCCTTTTCAGAGTTTCATgcaatacagtggggcaaaaaagtatttagtcagccaccgattgtgtaagttcccccacctaaaatgatgacagaggtcagtaatttgcaccagaggtacacttcaactgtgagagacagaatgtgaaaaaaaaatccatgaatccacatggtaggatttgtaaagaatttattcgtaaatcagggtggaaaataagtatttggtcaataacaaaaatacaactcaatactttgtaacataacctttgttggcaataacagaggtcaaacgtttactataggtctttaccaggtttgcacacacagtagctggtattttggcccattcctccatgcagatcttctcgagagcagtgatgttttggggctgtcgccgagcaacacggactttcaactcccgccacagattttctatggggttgaggtctggagactggctaggccact
Coding sequences within:
- the tmed1b gene encoding transmembrane emp24 domain-containing protein 1b; translated protein: MDALWRKSRNRGRLLVFAAVFVWYAGSVSCFGQSQDSEFTFLLPAGRSECFFQNAVKNGTMEVEYQVIAGAGMDVDFTVVSPQGIRLIYESRRSDGVHVVEPTEEGDYEICFDNSFSRFSEKMVFFEIIIEGQGGDVGGDDEWAGLEEPEGSLLEYKLEDIRESMESLYKRLERSRQMQTVLRAFEARDRNLLEDNLWRVSFWSCASVVVMLCVALTQVYTVRKLFDDKRRVRT